Proteins encoded within one genomic window of Mesorhizobium sp. AR10:
- a CDS encoding KpsF/GutQ family sugar-phosphate isomerase, whose amino-acid sequence MHAGSPEKKRLDRQASIASALRTVATEQAGVAELAAALENGLAEPFARAVDIVSRIDGRVIVTGVGKSGHIGSKIAATLASTGTPAFFVHPAEANHGDLGMIARDDAIIAMSWSGESKELMGIVAYSRRFSIPLIAVTAGETSALARAADVVLLLPRASEACPHGLAPTTSTLLQMVIGDALAIALLEARGFTPDHFRTFHPGGQLGANLTQIRDIMHVGDRVPLVPSGTGMREAILELSRKGFGCVAITAVDGALIGIITDGDIRRHIGNDLLAMSVDQVMTRKPKTAGPDTLVATALQTINNSAITSLMVVEGGRPVGLVHLHDLLRIGAA is encoded by the coding sequence ATGCATGCGGGATCCCCAGAAAAGAAGCGGCTGGACAGGCAAGCTTCGATCGCCTCGGCGCTCAGGACGGTGGCAACCGAGCAGGCCGGTGTCGCCGAACTTGCCGCAGCGCTCGAAAACGGACTGGCCGAACCCTTCGCGCGAGCCGTCGATATCGTGTCGCGCATCGATGGCCGCGTCATCGTCACCGGCGTCGGCAAGAGCGGCCATATCGGCTCGAAGATCGCCGCGACGCTCGCCTCGACCGGGACGCCGGCCTTCTTTGTCCACCCGGCAGAAGCCAATCACGGCGACCTCGGCATGATCGCCAGGGATGACGCCATCATCGCCATGTCGTGGTCTGGCGAGAGCAAGGAGTTGATGGGCATCGTCGCCTACTCCAGGCGCTTCTCGATCCCGCTGATCGCTGTCACCGCCGGAGAGACCTCGGCGCTGGCGCGGGCCGCGGACGTGGTGCTTCTGCTGCCGCGCGCATCGGAAGCCTGCCCGCACGGCCTTGCGCCGACGACATCGACGCTGCTGCAGATGGTGATCGGCGATGCGCTGGCCATCGCCCTGCTCGAAGCGCGCGGTTTCACGCCGGATCATTTTCGCACCTTTCATCCGGGTGGCCAGCTCGGCGCCAATCTGACCCAGATCCGCGACATCATGCATGTCGGTGACAGGGTGCCGCTGGTGCCTTCGGGCACCGGCATGCGCGAGGCGATCCTCGAATTGTCGCGCAAGGGGTTTGGTTGTGTGGCGATAACGGCCGTGGACGGCGCACTGATCGGTATCATCACCGACGGCGACATCAGGCGCCATATCGGTAACGATCTGCTGGCGATGAGCGTCGATCAGGTGATGACCAGAAAGCCGAAGACGGCCGGACCTGACACGCTGGTGGCGACGGCGTTGCAGACGATCAACAACTCAGCCATCACCAGCCTGATGGTGGTCGAAGGTGGACGGCCGGTCGGGCTCGTCCACCTCCATGACCTGCTGCGTATCGGCGCGGCCTGA
- a CDS encoding outer membrane beta-barrel protein, whose product MSRAQPETRRGRKGKGICALLLATSVFALLRPTLLCAQETELRGGVSESAILADQQRKNRQLSIAGPQGQTAPANATAEDNAPAATYLPASPGAVPDDTNATAATGSIFDPPAATDDTSADDPAPVKPRRPSAAKQRAADEDKAKTKAADKKKARKTTTATDTVATSGDTDSDEDTTNRRAVTIDSADRQKLDPGAERTGSIEGQDNKAEDDPFAATGIKVGSFLIRPTLDQGLTATSNADSSSGGTPALLSETALRFSAASDWRENSAVINGYGIFRNTISGDDIHDAQGRIEGTFNVDLDNELRAIAKLGYEAVPESASSPDAIAGVSSQPLRQTVNGSLGIEKDVGKMRYALTGAVEHDFYGDAKLSDGTSLSQKDRDSTLYTATLRTGYEISPAITPFTEIEVGRRAYDLRFDGDGYERSSTRLGARAGVELDMGEKLAGEFSAGWLREAIDDDRLEPISGATVNADLKWSPERGTTIGLTGQTTVEGTTTAGQSGDILYSGRLTGERQIRANLTGNAVLGADWRDYIGSNGHDLTLSAEAGLTWWLNRYIGLTTRARTEKLTSNLPGRDYTANSIFLGLKLQR is encoded by the coding sequence ATGTCGCGGGCCCAACCTGAAACAAGAAGAGGTCGAAAGGGCAAGGGCATCTGCGCTCTGCTGCTGGCGACCAGCGTCTTCGCATTGCTGCGACCAACGCTGCTTTGCGCCCAGGAGACCGAGTTGCGTGGCGGGGTTTCGGAATCGGCGATTCTGGCCGATCAGCAGCGCAAGAACAGACAGCTGAGCATCGCCGGGCCCCAGGGCCAGACGGCGCCGGCCAACGCAACTGCTGAGGACAATGCGCCGGCGGCCACTTATCTGCCCGCAAGTCCCGGCGCGGTGCCTGACGACACCAACGCGACAGCCGCGACCGGCAGTATTTTCGATCCGCCGGCGGCGACCGACGACACTTCTGCCGACGATCCGGCTCCGGTTAAGCCGCGCCGGCCGTCTGCCGCGAAGCAACGCGCCGCCGATGAAGACAAGGCCAAGACCAAGGCGGCCGACAAGAAGAAGGCAAGGAAAACCACCACCGCGACAGACACCGTGGCCACCTCGGGCGACACCGACTCCGACGAGGACACGACCAACCGCCGTGCCGTCACCATCGACAGCGCCGACAGACAAAAGCTTGATCCCGGCGCCGAACGCACCGGGAGCATCGAGGGCCAGGACAACAAGGCCGAGGACGATCCCTTCGCAGCGACCGGCATCAAGGTCGGCTCCTTCCTGATCAGGCCGACTCTCGACCAAGGCCTGACGGCGACGTCAAACGCAGATTCAAGCAGCGGCGGCACACCGGCACTATTGTCGGAAACGGCGTTGCGCTTCTCTGCCGCCTCCGACTGGCGGGAGAATTCGGCTGTCATCAACGGCTACGGCATCTTTCGCAACACCATATCCGGCGACGACATCCACGATGCCCAGGGGCGCATCGAAGGCACGTTCAACGTCGATCTCGACAATGAACTGCGCGCCATCGCCAAGCTCGGCTATGAGGCGGTGCCGGAATCGGCCTCCTCGCCAGACGCCATTGCTGGTGTCAGCTCACAGCCGCTGCGGCAGACCGTCAACGGCAGCCTCGGCATCGAGAAGGATGTCGGCAAGATGCGCTATGCGCTGACCGGTGCGGTCGAGCACGACTTCTATGGCGACGCCAAGCTTTCGGACGGCACCTCATTGTCGCAGAAGGATCGCGACTCCACGCTCTACACGGCGACCTTGCGGACCGGCTACGAAATCTCCCCCGCCATCACCCCCTTCACCGAAATCGAGGTCGGTCGCCGGGCCTATGATCTACGCTTCGACGGCGATGGCTACGAGCGCTCCTCGACGCGGCTCGGCGCGCGCGCCGGCGTCGAGCTCGACATGGGCGAGAAGCTGGCCGGCGAGTTCTCGGCCGGCTGGCTAAGGGAAGCGATCGACGACGACCGCCTGGAGCCGATTTCGGGTGCGACTGTGAACGCCGACCTCAAATGGTCGCCGGAACGCGGCACCACGATCGGCCTCACCGGCCAGACAACCGTTGAAGGCACGACCACCGCCGGGCAAAGCGGTGACATCCTGTATTCCGGCCGCCTCACCGGCGAGCGGCAAATCCGCGCCAACCTGACGGGTAACGCGGTTCTTGGCGCGGACTGGCGCGATTACATCGGCTCCAACGGCCATGATCTGACGCTGAGCGCCGAGGCCGGGCTGACATGGTGGCTCAACCGCTATATCGGGCTGACCACCCGCGCCAGAACCGAAAAGCTGACCAGCAATTTGCCGGGCCGCGACTACACGGCCAACAGCATCTTCCTCGGCCTGAAGCTGCAGCGCTGA